In Lentisphaerota bacterium, the sequence AACACGTCTTGCCGGAAAATCCCGAAACCGGGTGGGATGCTTTTTCCGAGGATGAACTCGACGCGCTGGTGTTCCGTTTGGGGAACATGACCCTGCTCGCCAGCGGCCCCAATCGGGACATCGGCAATGCGGCATATGTGATCAAACGGCCGGTTTTTACAGGCAGTGGTTTTGAAATTACACGGAAACTGGCCGCGGACAATGCCGATTGGAATCCCGAACGAGTGGCCGCAAGGCAAAATTGGATGGCTACACAGGCGACAACCATTTGGAGAATCGACGCATTGTCATGAGCGTACGGAAAACCAAACTCGAACTCACCTGGATCGGCAAAGAGAACCGGCCGCGCCTGGAGCCGCGCGTCCTGCTGGAAGACCCGGAGAAATCCTACCACGCGGCGCACCGGGTGAAGGATTGGCCGCAAGAGAACGCAAAGACCACAAAAGAATCTCTGCGCTCTTTGCGTTCTTTCGCGGCAAAATCGGATTCCGCCGTCGGCGACCTCTTCGACAACCGCTCTCTTGGGATACGTTCATGACCAAACACCCCAAACTCGAGCTCACCTGGATCGGCAAGGAGAACCGGCCGCGCCTGGAGCCGCGCGTCCTGCTGGAAGACCCGGAGAAATCCTACCACGCGGCGCACCGGGTGAAGGATTGGCCGCAAGAGAACGCAAAGAACACAAAAGATTCTGTGCGCTCTTTGCGTTCTTTCGCGGCAAAATCGGATTCCGCCGTCGGCGACCTCTTCGACAACCGCCTGATCTTCGGCGACAACCTGCTGGCGCTCAAGGCGCTCGAACAGGAGTTCGCGGGGAAGATCAAGTGCATCTATATCGATCCGCCGTATAACACGGGATCGGCCTTTACGCATTATGATGACGGGGTGGAGCACTCGATTTGGCTGTCATTGATGCGGGATCGGCTGGAAATCCTGCGGCGGCTGCTTTCAGAGGATGGTTCGATCTGGGTGAATCTGGATGATAATGAGGGGCACTATTGCAGGGTGCTGATGGATGAGGTGTTCGGCAGGCCGAATTTCCTTGCGGATGTTATATGGGAAAAGGCGGACAGTCCTAGAATGGATGTTAAGTTGTTCTCATCGCGAAGTGATCACATTCTAGTGTTTGCAAAGAACGCAGGAAGCGTCGCAATGAACCGGTTAACCGACGACGAAGTGCCCCAGCATTACAGCAAGACTGACGAAGTCGGTCGCCGTTACTACCTGAAACCGTTGCGGGCAATGGGATCTGACGGGTTTCGGGAAAAGCGGCCCTCCATGTACTATGGGGTGGTTGCGCCCGATGGGGCGACGGTCTTTCCGATGAATCCCGATGGATCTGACAGCCGCTGGCGATGGGGGCAGGATAAACTCGAGAGAGATAAGCATCTGCTTGAGTGGGTGAAGACTAAGTCCGGGTGGAGCCTCTACTTCCGCATCTACCATGAGAACTCTGCGGGCAAGCCGCCCGAGACGATCTGGTTCAACGCTGACGTGGGAAGCAACCGCACATCCAAGGCAGAGATCAAAGGACTCTTTGGCTCAGAGGTGTTTGATACTCCGAAGCCTGAAGGGCTCATCCGCCGGGTCGTTCACATCGCATCAAACCCCGGTGACTGGGTGCTCGATTCCTTCGCCGGTTCAGGAACAACCGGGGCGGTCGCGCACAAGATGGGGCGCCGGTGGATCATGGTGGAGTTGGGCGAGCATTGCCATACGCACATCATCCCGCGCCTGAAGAAGGTCATTGACGGCGAGGACCCGGGCGGGATCAGCAAGGCGGTCAACTGGGACGGCGGCGGCGGGTTCCGGTATTACAAACTCGCGCCTTCCTTGCTGGAGAAGGACAAGTGGGGCAACTGGATCATCAGCAAGGAGTACAACGCCGCCTTGCTGGCCGAGGCGCTCTGCAAACTGGAGGGCTTCCGCTATGAGCCGAGCGAGTCGGTCTACTGGCAACAGGGACGTTCCACTGAGCGGGACTTCCTGTATGTCACCACACAGAACCTGAACGCCTCCCAGTTGGCGCAGTTGAACGACGAGGTCGGCGAGGGGCGCTCGCTTCTTGTCCTCTGTTCGGCCTTCCGCGGCAACCCGGAGAACTGGCCGAACCTGACCGTGAAGAAGATACCGAGGCACGTCATGACCCGCTGCGAATGGGGGCATGACGATTACAGCCTGAACGTCGCCAACCTCCCCAAAGCCCCGCCGAAACCCGGCCAACTGGAGTTGTCCCTTGACTAGCCGCGAAAGAACACAAGAAACACCATGAACAGACACGTCAACTCCATCGCCGGACGCCTGAGCCTGCGCAAACCGCAACGGGACGCCCTGGAAATGCTTGCCCGCATTACCGAAATTGCGCCGCCGGCCAAAAATGCGGACCGCGCCGCCGCCCTATCCTCGATCCGCTCGGAGTACCCCACGGTCAGCGATTTTGAACGCGAATTCCCTTCGGTCTGTTTTGCCCTCGCCACCGGCGTCGGCAAGACCCGCCTCATGGGGGCCTTCATCTCCTACCTCTATCAGGTCCATGGGATCAACGACTTCTTCGTCATGGCCCCGAATTTGACCATCTACAAGAAACTGATCGACGATTTCAGACCGAACACCCCCAAGTACGTCTTCCAGGGCATCGCCGAGTTCGCCACCGAACCCCCGGCCATTATCACGGGTGACGATTATGAGGCCAAGGCCGGCACGCTCTTCGACCAGCTCCTGCGCTGTAAGATTAACATCTTCAACATCTCCAAGATCAACACCGAAGTGCGCGGCGGCAAGTCGCCCCGGATCAAACGCCTCTCCGAGTATATCGGCCAAAGCTATTTCGAGTATCTGGCCAATCTTCCCAACCTCGTCCTGATCATGGACGAGTCCCATCGCTACCGCGCCACCGCCGGCGTTCGCGCGATCAACGAACTCAAACCCGTTCTCGGCCTGGAACTGACCGCCACGCCCTTCGTCGAGAGCCCCAGAGGTCCGGTGCCGTTCAAGAACGTGATTCTCGACTATCCTTTGGGCAGGGCCATGGAGGACGGCTTTGTCAAGGAGCCGGCCGTCGTCACGCGCAAGGACTTCAACCCGGCCGGGATGACGCCCGAGGCCATCGAACGAATGAAGCTGGAGGACGGCATCCGCCTCCACG encodes:
- a CDS encoding site-specific DNA-methyltransferase, which translates into the protein MTKHPKLELTWIGKENRPRLEPRVLLEDPEKSYHAAHRVKDWPQENAKNTKDSVRSLRSFAAKSDSAVGDLFDNRLIFGDNLLALKALEQEFAGKIKCIYIDPPYNTGSAFTHYDDGVEHSIWLSLMRDRLEILRRLLSEDGSIWVNLDDNEGHYCRVLMDEVFGRPNFLADVIWEKADSPRMDVKLFSSRSDHILVFAKNAGSVAMNRLTDDEVPQHYSKTDEVGRRYYLKPLRAMGSDGFREKRPSMYYGVVAPDGATVFPMNPDGSDSRWRWGQDKLERDKHLLEWVKTKSGWSLYFRIYHENSAGKPPETIWFNADVGSNRTSKAEIKGLFGSEVFDTPKPEGLIRRVVHIASNPGDWVLDSFAGSGTTGAVAHKMGRRWIMVELGEHCHTHIIPRLKKVIDGEDPGGISKAVNWDGGGGFRYYKLAPSLLEKDKWGNWIISKEYNAALLAEALCKLEGFRYEPSESVYWQQGRSTERDFLYVTTQNLNASQLAQLNDEVGEGRSLLVLCSAFRGNPENWPNLTVKKIPRHVMTRCEWGHDDYSLNVANLPKAPPKPGQLELSLD